Proteins from one Panicum virgatum strain AP13 chromosome 7K, P.virgatum_v5, whole genome shotgun sequence genomic window:
- the LOC120640599 gene encoding uncharacterized protein LOC120640599 isoform X2, whose protein sequence is MGNIVNTVKRFSSNDATAIPVQRCSNLSIGTSRLDKCTCIGNGISMTVETALASKGGSINGCKDFWEVANEEMHMTPGSTSIKGCLGDIDLLTPPMVHTRPSGSDEGNNERETPNGTAHNDARELGCVDHSENSGLIYSQSAGHMFHNLEGGSTGTPRSLMLDISKESLSKVSLEGNSFRNPKLADAVESSPAADARKGKDLLYRVSPADGLFDSTVCEELADGALDSCYKCNAEVSLDGQSHEQSKQHKSVNYDVVPIEVIAPCANLDVSNPKSSLKGRAKRKRIAKVSSQMLVPKENTGILVPSDQICVETPTSELVERSSGDEILQGTPRSRMTKTPLSYVHHSPLTRRKSKALSVATSQCVKMKRSKVHRSPLTRSKSKSLSIATPESVKIKQSRSGRLIVPRLDPGSQNITYGPDGCICGITNLEASFPQGISSEPPSKRRMSQRLSPDLYRLLTF, encoded by the exons ATGGGAAACATTGTTAACACTGTTAAGAGGTTCTCAAGCAATGATGCTACTGCTATTCCGGTCCAGAGGTGTTCCAACTTGTCAATTGGGACATCAAGATTAGACAAATGCACTTGCATTGGTAATGGTATTTCAATGACAGTGGAAACTGCATTAGCTTCAAAGGGAGGCAGTATTAATGGTTGCAAGGATTTCTGGGAGGTTGCTAATGAGGAAATGCACATGACTCCAGGCAGCACTTCAATAAAAGGATGTCTTGGTGATATTGATTTGCTTACTCCACCCATGGTTCATACAAGACCATCTGGGAGTGATGAGGGCAATAATGAGAGAGAAACTCCAAATGGAACTGCTCACAATGATGCAAGAGAACTTGGGTGTGTTGATCATTCTGAAAATTCTGGTTTGATTTACAGCCAGAGTGCTGGTCATATGTTTCACAACTTGGAAGGTGGAAGTACTGGAACTCCCAGAAGCTTAATGCTTGATATTTCTAAAGAGTCTTTGAGTAAAGTATCTCTTGAAGGCAACTCTTTTAGAAACCCTAAGCTAGCAGATGCTGTGGAAAGTAGTCCGGCCGCAGATGCACGTAAGGGCAAAGACTTACTTTACAGGGTTTCTCCTGCGGATGGTTTGTTTGATAGCACTGTTTGTGAAGAATTAGCTGATGGGGCTCTTGATTCATGTTATAAATGCAATGCTGAGGTTTCATTAGATGGGCAAAGTCATGAACAAAGCAAACAGCACAAATCAGTGAATTATGATGTGGTACCAATTGAAGTAATAGCACCTTGTGCTAATTTAGACGTCAGTAACCCTAAGTCTTCATTGAAGGGACGAGCAAAACGGAAAAGAATTGCTAAAGTGTCAAGTCAGATGTTGGTACCAAAGGAAAATACTGGAATTTTAGTTCCTTCGGATCAGATTTGTGTGGAAACT CCTACAAGTGAATTGGTGGAGAGAAGTTCTGGAGATGAAATTTTGCAGGGTACTCCTAGATCAAGAATGACTAAAACTCCACTTTCATAT GTGCACCACTCTCCACTTACTCGCAGGAAGTCAAAGGCATTGTCTGTTGCCACTTCTCAATGTGTCAAAATGAAACGATCTAAGGTGCATCGGTCTCCACTTACTCGCAGTAAGTCGAAGTCATTGTCTATTGCCACTCCTGAATCTGTCAAAATTAAACAATCCAGATCAG GTCGGCTGATAGTTCCACGACTGGATCCAGGATCCCAAAACATTACCTATGGCCCG GATGGTTGTATTTGTGGGATAACCAACTTGGAAGCATCATTTCCTCAGG GGATCAGTTCAGAGCCTCCTTCTAAGAGGAGAATGTCTCAGCGTTTGTCACCAGATCTCTATAGACTGCTCACATTTTAG
- the LOC120640600 gene encoding uncharacterized protein LOC120640600 isoform X4 produces the protein MASEPPPGSTGEAHRTPPAPSAPAARRVSHVQQCVVFVDWWLEWVDREQGKVRVVGTPHAPQMTKGASSSKANMKVAGRVFKSAAIARHHDDCDIETEDGRLIRIARVLNKSRTQDNGFSEEVCEWFCFGFPLQWREILNPNMEQQHEQSQSESTANAPKHSVECYMEKLSRKTTCITNSMRYAFRENDFYSSIGCTCNTDGPAIQTDGNAGNMAASWGLNGGTRNMPEKPLTPPRETCCSGQESEQHERTQVDASEQGIVSHSVSSVSVNLSTGSICPSSKVDESIFVPSKNVQVDKEGYRSRSDCCQAEDAADIPENTQSCEQEMVTLPIDSAIVNENLNSTSSDLGEPGTLKCGKASVNLGTADALELTTEGVTPQFGAVRGSEDSIVRRLRSGKVYGTPSGGPVKRRYKKKSIQHEASSEMMAPKEGGTSTDLTSHENPPCAIHKGKHERPICHQYGHWYTCKAGDREDFAAMLADRGPRKKKVAPAATETSIGPVTNPGMVFPQLSSTGTTSTTVNKRKKKSTSSTTSSRPSAVSKIQNRFQPTRACAYDHFEAN, from the exons ATGGCGTCCGAACCCCCACCAGGCTCCACCGGCGAAGCGCACCGGACCCCGCCGGCGCCCTCCgctccggccgcccgccgcgtcTCCCACGTGCAGCAATGC GTCGTGTTCGTtgactggtggctggagtgggtGGATCGCGAGCAGGGCAAGGTCCGCGTCGTCGGGACCCCCCACGCCCCGCAGATGAC GAAAGGAGCATCATCCTCAAAGGCGAACATGAAAGTAGCAGGCAGAGTATTCAAATCTGCCGCTATTGCAAGGCACCACGATGACTGCGACATCGAGACTGAGGACGGTCGCCTCATACGGATTGCCCGTGTCTTGAACAAATCCCGAACACAGGACAATGGATTTTCTGAGGAG GTGTGCGAATGGTTCTGTTTTGGCTTTCCTCTTCAATGGCGTGAGATTCTTAATCCAAACATGGAGCAGCAGCATGAACAATCGCAATCAGAATCTACTGCAAATGCACCAAAGCATTCAGTTGAATGTTACATGGAGAAGTTATCAAGGAAAACCACCTGCATCACCAATTCAATGAGATATGCTTTCAGAGAGAATGATTTCTACTCATCCATAGGGTGTACCTGCAATACAGATGGACCCGCTATCCAAACAGATGGTAATGCAGGCAACATGGCTGCATCTTGGGGATTAAATGGCGGCACAAGAAACATGCCTGAAAAACCATTGACACCACCTAGAGAAACATGTTGTAGTGGTCAAGAAAGTGAACAACATGAAAGAACGCAGGTAGATGCAAGTGAACAGGGGATAGTTAGTCACTCGGTCAGCTCTGTTTCAGTAAATCTAAGTACAGGTTCCATCTGCCCCAGCTCAAAAGTAGATGAGAGCATATTCGTGCCATCCAAAAATGTGCAAGTTGACAAGGAAGGTTACAGAAGCAGATCAGATTGTTGTCAGGCTGAGGATGCTGCAGATATACCTGAGAATACGCAGAGCTGTGAGCAGGAGATGGTTACACTTCCCATTGACTCTGCAATAGTTAATGAAAATCTGAACTCTACATCATCTGACTTAGGAGAACCAGGAACTCTGAAATGTGGCAAGGCTTCAGTGAATCTAGGGACTGCAGATGCATTAGAACTAACAACTGAAGGTGTGACTCCACAGTTTGGAGCTGTTAGAGGTTCAGAAGACAGTATAGTCAGGAGATTACGGAGTGGCAAAGTCTATGGAACGCCAAGTGGTGGGCCAGTGAAGAGGCGCTACAAGAAGAAAAGTATCCAGCATGAAGCATCCAGTGAAATGATGGCACCTAAGGAAGGGGGCACATCTACAGATCTGACTTCTCACGAAAAT CCACCATGCGCAATACACAAAGGGAAGCATGAACGCCCAATTTGTCATCAATATGGACATTGGTATACATGCAAAGCTGGAGATCGAGAAGATTTTGCAGCAATGCTTGCTGACAG GGGTCCACGTAAGAAGAAGGTAGCACCAGCAGCAACTGAAACAAGCATTGGGCCAGTAACTAATCCAGGAATGGTTTTCCCACAGTTGTCTTCTACAGGCACTACATCAACAACTGTTAataagaggaagaaaaa
- the LOC120640599 gene encoding uncharacterized protein LOC120640599 isoform X1 has protein sequence MGNIVNTVKRFSSNDATAIPVQRCSNLSIGTSRLDKCTCIGNGISMTVETALASKGGSINGCKDFWEVANEEMHMTPGSTSIKGCLGDIDLLTPPMVHTRPSGSDEGNNERETPNGTAHNDARELGCVDHSENSGLIYSQSAGHMFHNLEGGSTGTPRSLMLDISKESLSKVSLEGNSFRNPKLADAVESSPAADARKGKDLLYRVSPADGLFDSTVCEELADGALDSCYKCNAEVSLDGQSHEQSKQHKSVNYDVVPIEVIAPCANLDVSNPKSSLKGRAKRKRIAKVSSQMLVPKENTGILVPSDQICVETPTSELVERSSGDEILQGTPRSRMTKTPLSYVHHSPLTRRKSKALSVATSQCVKMKRSKVHRSPLTRSKSKSLSIATPESVKIKQSRSGRLIVPRLDPGSQNITYGPDGCICGITNLEASFPQAGISSEPPSKRRMSQRLSPDLYRLLTF, from the exons ATGGGAAACATTGTTAACACTGTTAAGAGGTTCTCAAGCAATGATGCTACTGCTATTCCGGTCCAGAGGTGTTCCAACTTGTCAATTGGGACATCAAGATTAGACAAATGCACTTGCATTGGTAATGGTATTTCAATGACAGTGGAAACTGCATTAGCTTCAAAGGGAGGCAGTATTAATGGTTGCAAGGATTTCTGGGAGGTTGCTAATGAGGAAATGCACATGACTCCAGGCAGCACTTCAATAAAAGGATGTCTTGGTGATATTGATTTGCTTACTCCACCCATGGTTCATACAAGACCATCTGGGAGTGATGAGGGCAATAATGAGAGAGAAACTCCAAATGGAACTGCTCACAATGATGCAAGAGAACTTGGGTGTGTTGATCATTCTGAAAATTCTGGTTTGATTTACAGCCAGAGTGCTGGTCATATGTTTCACAACTTGGAAGGTGGAAGTACTGGAACTCCCAGAAGCTTAATGCTTGATATTTCTAAAGAGTCTTTGAGTAAAGTATCTCTTGAAGGCAACTCTTTTAGAAACCCTAAGCTAGCAGATGCTGTGGAAAGTAGTCCGGCCGCAGATGCACGTAAGGGCAAAGACTTACTTTACAGGGTTTCTCCTGCGGATGGTTTGTTTGATAGCACTGTTTGTGAAGAATTAGCTGATGGGGCTCTTGATTCATGTTATAAATGCAATGCTGAGGTTTCATTAGATGGGCAAAGTCATGAACAAAGCAAACAGCACAAATCAGTGAATTATGATGTGGTACCAATTGAAGTAATAGCACCTTGTGCTAATTTAGACGTCAGTAACCCTAAGTCTTCATTGAAGGGACGAGCAAAACGGAAAAGAATTGCTAAAGTGTCAAGTCAGATGTTGGTACCAAAGGAAAATACTGGAATTTTAGTTCCTTCGGATCAGATTTGTGTGGAAACT CCTACAAGTGAATTGGTGGAGAGAAGTTCTGGAGATGAAATTTTGCAGGGTACTCCTAGATCAAGAATGACTAAAACTCCACTTTCATAT GTGCACCACTCTCCACTTACTCGCAGGAAGTCAAAGGCATTGTCTGTTGCCACTTCTCAATGTGTCAAAATGAAACGATCTAAGGTGCATCGGTCTCCACTTACTCGCAGTAAGTCGAAGTCATTGTCTATTGCCACTCCTGAATCTGTCAAAATTAAACAATCCAGATCAG GTCGGCTGATAGTTCCACGACTGGATCCAGGATCCCAAAACATTACCTATGGCCCG GATGGTTGTATTTGTGGGATAACCAACTTGGAAGCATCATTTCCTCAGG CAGGGATCAGTTCAGAGCCTCCTTCTAAGAGGAGAATGTCTCAGCGTTTGTCACCAGATCTCTATAGACTGCTCACATTTTAG